The Zootoca vivipara chromosome 4, rZooViv1.1, whole genome shotgun sequence genome has a segment encoding these proteins:
- the LOC118085379 gene encoding zinc finger protein RFP-like, whose protein sequence is MAAAGGHIQRLRDEATCSICLDYFKDPVTSPECGHSFCRSCLIQCWGESEAEGSCPQCRERVQRRSLISNRQLANFVEIAQNLSLQEREEEGGKGGVCEEHQEPLKLFCKEDEAPICVICDKSKEHENHKVISLEEAFEEYKGEICRRLEILKKEREEILAYQADLDTESNNLLKLTEMERLKTVEKFRQLHQFLEEQEQHLLNHMEEVEKEIARKRDEQLARLSRKLSSLGRIIQEMEKCQQPAIELLQDMRSTLQRYEKRESPEKPLPFPPELRNGILESCDLNQLVEDAMKQWKDALLFRKHIQKDVQSFRNPQRANVTLDPDTAHPRLILSKDRKGLRLGYKKQDLPDNPERFSHEICVLGREGFAAGRHFWKVHVGSGERWAVGVARKSVERKGRFPFRPETGIWAVGKKGDEYLAFTSPPSSPLSLSEAPRRIRVTLDYGGGRVSFYDADSGAGLYTFSGASFSGETLLPFFCLWGSENHLSIS, encoded by the coding sequence ATGGCTGCTGCTGGGGGTCACATCCAGCGTCTCCGTGATGAAGCTACATGCTCCATCTGCCTGGATTACTTCAAGGATCCAGTGACCAGCCCAGAGTGTGGGCACAGCTTCTGCCGATCCTGCCTGATCCAGTGCTGGGGGGAATCGGAGGCAGAGGGTTCCTGCCCTCAGTGCAGAGAAAGAGTCCAGAGAAGAAGCCTAATCTCCAATCGGCAACTGGCAAACTTTGTAGAAATAGCCCAGAATCTCAGTCttcaagagagagaggaagaaggaggaaaaggaggagtcTGCGAGGAGCACCAGGAGCCCCTGAAACTCTTTTGCAAGGAGGATGAAGCCCCCATCTGTGTGATTTGTGACAAATCAAAGGAACATGAAAATCACAAGGTGATTTCTCTGGAGGAGGCTTTCGAGGAATACAAGGGAGAGATCTGTCGCCGCCTGGAGAttctgaagaaagagagagaggaaattctgGCCTACCAAGCAGATCTGGACACGGAAAGCAACAACCTCCTTAAATTAACAGAAATGGAGAGGCTGAAGACAGTGGAGAAGTTCAGACAACTGCACCAGTTCCtggaagaacaagaacaacatctGCTGAATCATAtggaagaggtggagaaggagattgcaAGGAAAAGGGATGAGCAGCTGGCCAGACTCTCCAGGAAACTCTCCTCTCTTGGGAGGATTATCCAGGAGATGGAGAAGTGTCAGCAGCCAGCGATTGAACTCTTGCAGGATATGAGAAGCACCTTGCAGAggtatgagaaaagagagagtccAGAGAAGCCACTGCCTTTCCCTCCAGAACTGAGGAACGGGATCTTGGAATCCTGTGATCTAAATCAGCTGGTGGAGGATGCAATGAAACAATGGAAAGATGCTTTGTTATTCAGGAAACACATTCAGAAAGATGTTCAGTCATTCAGAAATCCCCAGAGAGCAAATGTAACTCTGGATCCAGACACTGCCCACCCCAGGCTCATTCTGTCCAAGGATCGGAAAGGCCTGAGATTGGGATACAAAAAGCAAGACCTGCCCGATAATCCTGAGAGATTCAGCCACGAGATTTGTGTGTTGGGACGTGAGGGATTTGcagcaggcagacatttctggaaAGTCCATGTGGGAAGTGGGGAAAGATGGGCTGTGGGGGTTGCCAGGAAGtctgtggagagaaagggccgCTTCCCCTTTAGGCCTGAGACAGGGATCTGGGCTGTGGGGAAGAAAGGAGACGAGTACTTGGCCTTcacctcccctccttcctctcctctgtccCTGAGTGAGGCGCCCAGGAGGATCcgggtgactctggactatgGAGGGGGACGTGTGTCTTTTTATGATGCTGATTCAGGAGCCGGACTCTACACGTTCTCAGGAGCCTCGTTCTCTggagagaccctcctccctttcttttgtctgtgggGAAGTGAAAACCACCTCAGTATCTCCTGA